A single Nitrospirota bacterium DNA region contains:
- a CDS encoding IS3 family transposase codes for SIFEYIEMFYNRIRRHSALGYKSPVSFELEDIAA; via the coding sequence AGTATATTCGAATATATTGAAATGTTCTATAATCGAATTAGAAGGCATTCAGCTCTGGGATATAAATCTCCGGTATCATTTGAACTGGAGGATATAGCAGCCTAA